In the Flavobacteriales bacterium genome, CCGTATCAGCCAAGAGGCGCTCAAGACTCTGCATCGAAGATTCTGAGAAACAGACACCTGTCGGATTATGGGGGCTGTTGATGATGATCAATCGGGTCTGCTCAGTCAATGCAGCTGCAATGAGCGAAGTATCCATATCACGGCCTCTGATATCCAAAGGGACCCGTATCACCTTGCCACCAGCCATATGGATGGCCGGGGCATAACAGTCATAGGCAGGCTCTATGATGATCACCTCATCTCCGGGATGCACCAGGGCGAGTATTGCTGTGAAAATGGCCTGAGTCGCCCCTGCGGTGACGGTGACCTCTTTCTCAGAATCATACGCGTGACCATGCTGCTGCTCGAATTTTCGTACCAATTGTTCGCGAAGAGCAGGCACACCCGGCATGGGTGCGTATTGATTATGCCCCGCTTTCATATGGTGTGTCACCAGTTCTTTTAAACGGGAAGAGCAATCGAAATCCGGAAAACCTTGCGATAGATTGACGGCCTCATGGGCATTGGCCAAGGCACTCATCACTGTAAAAATGGTGGTCCCGAC is a window encoding:
- a CDS encoding aminotransferase class I/II-fold pyridoxal phosphate-dependent enzyme; the encoded protein is MAIPLQSRLPEVGTTIFTVMSALANAHEAVNLSQGFPDFDCSSRLKELVTHHMKAGHNQYAPMPGVPALREQLVRKFEQQHGHAYDSEKEVTVTAGATQAIFTAILALVHPGDEVIIIEPAYDCYAPAIHMAGGKVIRVPLDIRGRDMDTSLIAAALTEQTRLIIINSPHNPTGVCFSESSMQSLERLLADTDVMVLSDEVYEHIVFDDKVHYGLAKYPGLRERGVVVSSFGKTYHNTGWKLGYCFAPEDLMTEFRKVHQFNVFSVNRPMQHAFSDLLAEERSYDDLSAFYQEKRDFFCRAVAGSRFDFTASEGTYFQLLDYGSIAQEPDV